A genomic region of Eucalyptus grandis isolate ANBG69807.140 chromosome 5, ASM1654582v1, whole genome shotgun sequence contains the following coding sequences:
- the LOC120293935 gene encoding uncharacterized protein LOC120293935, translating into MAEAIVSRVADILDDFARDGKLGVLSVLAKIVSDLRKVVPDAEKRSLESRAIEAWLEDVKAAFYDAEDLLEGWNLEITRPRESPSKDKKSKQASPFLSPSFRPTGRLEVIRRRMENITSRGRALGLEGCPKDVRGKSGSRKRLRSDPFVEERDGAKRIAAKGAINVDPRERAKDVQDERGPRNEKRSDFFVHEEEIIGREDAKSVIMEFLLDSAAEERMPILAIWGMDDFMSPTKSYSLEALPERLSLDLLMRMAYKDEEKTRDPEKLLIGRQIVKECRGIPLLVRTIGSSLFFKKTKAKWLNFKCEILELSAESQNDRVCTYLKLCYCHLPSHLKQCFAFCSLFPRDWIIDKLMLMSLWIAEGFIRPIDNVDQDMEDIAHDYFMDLVRRNFFQDCTKDELGNVTSCKMHDFLNKLACAVAQTECSRYIGSGWPLIDERTHHLSVDSTLDLSQGPPATVLRAKHQGTFIKMDQTKSLRCETLLVKETL; encoded by the exons ATGGCGGAAGCCATCGTCTCGAGGGTGGCTGACATTCTGGACGATTTCGCAAGGGATGGGAAGTTAGGCGTGCTTTCCGTGCTCGCGAAAATCGTTTCCGATCTCCGAAAGGTCGTTCCCGATGCGGAAAAGCGGAGCCTCGAAAGCCGTGCGATCGAAGCATGGCTTGAGGATGTCAAAGCGGCTTTCTACGATGCAGAGGACTTGCTCGAAGGGTGGAACCTTGAAATTACGCGACCACGAGAATCGCCGAGCAAAGATAAGAAGTCGAAGCAGGCGAGTCCCTTCTTGTCACCTTCATTCCGACCTACCGGACGGCTGGAGGTTATCAGGAGGAGAATGGAAAACATCACGTCTAGAGGGAGGGCTTTGGGCTTGGAGGGGTGCCCAAAGGATGTGCGAGGAAAGAGTGGATCGAGGAAGAGATTGCGGTCGGACCCTTTTGttgaagagagagatggtgcTAAAAGAATCGCTGCCAAAGGCGCTATTAATGTTGACCCGCGAGAGCGCGCGAAGGATGTGCAGGATGAGAGAGGACCGAGGAACGAGAAGCGGTCGGACTTCTTTGTGCACGAGGAGGAGATTATCGGGAGAGAGGATGCTAAAAGCGTAATTATGGAGTTCTTGTTAGACTCTGCAGCTGAAGAAAGAATGCCCATCCTTGCAATATGGGGTATGGATG ATTTCATGAGCCCAACCAAATCTTATTCTCTTGAGGCCCTTCCAGAACGCTTGTCTCTAGACTTATTGATGAGAATGGCTTATAAGGATGAAGAAAAGACTAGAGATCCAGAGAAGTTACTTATTGGGAGGCAGATAGTCAAAGAATGTCGTGGAATTCCTTTGCTTGTACGAACAATTGGAAGTTCATTGTTCTTCAAGAAAACTAAAGCTAAGTGGTTAAATTTTAAGTGCGAGATCCTGGAACTCTCTGCAGAGTCACAAAATGATCGCGTTTGCACATATCTTAAGCTTTGTTATTGTCATCTCCCATCCCATCTGAAACAGTGCTTTGCCTTCTGTTCATTGTTTCCCAGAGATTGGATAATTGATAAACTAATGTTGATGAGTCTCTGGATAGCAGAAGGATTTATCCGGCCCATAGACAATGTAGATCAGGATATGGAAGACATTGCTCATGACTATTTCATGGATCTAGTTAGGAGGAATTTCTTTCAAGACTGCACTAAAGATGAACTTGGCAATGTGACGTCTTGTAAGAtgcatgattttttaaataagctAGCATGTGCAGTTGCTCAAACCGAGTGTTCCCGCTACATTGGTTCAGGATGGCCGTTAATTGATGAAAGAACTCATCATTTATCAGTGGATTCAACTTTAGATCTATCACAGGGACCTCCAGCTACCGTACTCAGAGCAAAACATCAGGGGACATTCATCAAAATGGATCAAACAAAAAGCTTGAGGTGTGAGACTCTACTGGTTAAAGAAACTCTCTGA